Proteins encoded by one window of Bacteroidota bacterium:
- the tkt gene encoding transketolase, with amino-acid sequence MTDQDRLDQLCSNTLRTLAMDAVQKANSGHPGMPMGMATSGYVLWTQFLRHNPSNPDWENRDRFVLSAGHGCMLLYGLLHLTGYDLSLEDIKQFRQLGSKTPGHPESHLVPAIETTTGPLGQGFAVGVGLAIGEKFFAARYNRPGFDIVDYRVYAIVSDGDLMEGVASEAASLAGHLRLGNLIYLYDDNHISIEGNTDITFTEDTARRFEAYGWHVQVLPDGNDAGAIAGAIRKAREVTDRPSLIKIRTHIAYGSPNKQDNAEAHGAPLGEDEVRLTKKNLGWDPDKQFYVPEEALNRFREAIPNGKKSESEWNEMFDRYSKAFPDLAREWKQGKSRMYGDAWKEAIPLFSPADGDIATRQASGKVLNAIAPHLPALIGGSADLAPSTNTLTKGGGDFEPASETGRNFHFGVREHAMGSVLNGLAHTRGIIPYGATFLIFSDYMRPAIRLAALMGIRPIYVFTHDSIGLGEDGPTHQPIEQLASLRSVINLKVIRPADPNETAQAWKIAIEQMDGPVAIVLTRQKVPTIDQGKYAPAHNLSRGGYVLSEAPNGAPEAILIGTGSEVQLALKAQELLGKSGIQARVVSMPCTELFDMQPDEYKESVLPTSITARVAVEAGVKFGWERYIGALGEFVGMSGYGASGPGADVMKHFGFTAEHVVERTKASLSRQAPISLVPQREN; translated from the coding sequence ATGACAGACCAGGACAGGCTCGATCAGCTCTGCAGTAACACCCTGCGCACGCTCGCGATGGACGCGGTCCAGAAAGCCAATTCGGGACACCCCGGCATGCCGATGGGGATGGCGACTTCCGGATACGTTCTCTGGACACAATTCCTCCGCCACAATCCCTCAAATCCGGACTGGGAAAACCGCGACCGCTTCGTCCTCTCGGCGGGACACGGGTGCATGCTTCTCTATGGCCTCCTGCATCTCACCGGATACGATTTGAGCCTTGAAGACATCAAACAATTCCGGCAGCTCGGCAGCAAAACTCCGGGGCACCCCGAGTCGCATCTTGTCCCGGCGATCGAAACGACCACCGGACCGCTCGGCCAGGGGTTTGCCGTTGGAGTCGGCCTCGCGATCGGGGAGAAGTTCTTCGCGGCCCGGTACAACCGCCCCGGTTTCGACATCGTCGATTACCGCGTCTACGCGATCGTGAGCGACGGCGACCTGATGGAGGGAGTCGCCTCCGAGGCGGCCTCGCTCGCCGGCCATCTGCGACTGGGAAATCTGATCTATCTCTACGACGATAACCACATCTCGATCGAAGGAAACACCGATATCACTTTCACCGAAGACACGGCCCGGCGGTTCGAGGCCTACGGATGGCACGTGCAGGTGCTGCCCGACGGCAACGACGCGGGTGCGATCGCCGGAGCGATCCGGAAGGCCCGGGAAGTGACCGATCGCCCCTCCCTGATCAAGATCAGGACGCACATCGCCTACGGGAGCCCCAACAAGCAGGACAACGCCGAGGCGCATGGCGCGCCGCTCGGCGAGGACGAGGTGAGGCTCACGAAGAAAAACCTCGGATGGGATCCGGACAAACAATTCTATGTTCCGGAGGAGGCTCTGAACCGGTTCCGCGAGGCTATTCCGAACGGGAAGAAATCCGAGTCGGAATGGAACGAGATGTTCGACCGTTACAGCAAGGCATTCCCGGACCTTGCCCGGGAGTGGAAGCAGGGGAAGAGCCGGATGTACGGTGACGCGTGGAAGGAAGCCATCCCGTTGTTTTCGCCGGCGGACGGCGACATTGCGACACGCCAGGCCTCCGGAAAAGTGCTGAACGCGATCGCGCCGCACCTTCCGGCGCTGATCGGCGGGTCGGCGGATCTTGCTCCCTCCACCAACACTCTGACGAAGGGGGGCGGCGACTTCGAGCCGGCCAGCGAGACCGGGCGCAACTTTCATTTCGGGGTGAGGGAACATGCCATGGGCTCCGTCCTGAACGGTCTCGCACACACGAGAGGCATTATCCCCTATGGTGCGACCTTTCTGATATTCTCAGATTACATGCGTCCCGCCATCCGACTTGCGGCGTTGATGGGGATCAGGCCGATTTACGTCTTTACGCACGACAGCATCGGACTCGGCGAGGACGGCCCGACTCATCAGCCGATCGAGCAACTCGCCTCTCTCCGCTCCGTCATTAATCTCAAAGTGATCCGGCCGGCGGATCCGAATGAAACCGCCCAGGCCTGGAAAATAGCCATCGAACAGATGGACGGACCGGTGGCAATCGTCCTGACGCGGCAAAAAGTCCCGACCATCGACCAGGGCAAATACGCCCCCGCCCACAACCTCTCGCGCGGCGGGTACGTTCTTTCGGAAGCCCCCAACGGGGCTCCGGAAGCGATCCTGATCGGCACCGGCTCTGAGGTTCAACTCGCGCTCAAGGCCCAGGAACTTCTCGGGAAATCGGGAATCCAGGCACGCGTCGTCAGCATGCCCTGCACGGAGTTGTTCGACATGCAACCGGACGAATACAAGGAGTCTGTGCTTCCAACTTCGATCACCGCGCGCGTCGCGGTCGAGGCGGGAGTGAAGTTCGGCTGGGAGCGGTACATCGGCGCGCTCGGAGAATTTGTAGGGATGTCGGGCTACGGCGCTTCCGGGCCGGGCGCCGACGTCATGAAACACTTCGGGTTCACGGCGGAGCACGTTGTGGAACGGACAAAAGCCTCGCTCTCCCGGCAAGCTCCGATATCGCTCGTGCCGCAGAGAGAGAACTGA
- a CDS encoding glycosidase, translated as MTPLPSTVRVERLHGGKPVLEKITAHPWESKVTFNPASVLVEGRDRIAEIVASSPFDRRTRDSLAGRDALCVLLYRAQGATVKGTGVAPSSMGLALLSPQLELLARHDAPVLLPDTPYDNLGVEDGRITKVGERFVLIYTAYGSGTPKNKIRIAVASTLDFVRWEKHGLLQGKINTIDNKNAILFGEQMGGKYTMLHRPMEGEDPMCVHWAQSPGLFGEWESRGVLMKPVPNPPFKDTWIGGGAPPMRVSDRHLMLYHIGNRAVDGTREYDLGIASLEWKSGSLVVGRNEMLMCPETPAETSGDPELGVNNVLFVCGAHFYGGDCYFPYAGADSVVLAGRISRAEIERFFNS; from the coding sequence GTGACTCCCCTCCCGTCCACAGTTAGAGTCGAACGGCTGCACGGCGGCAAACCGGTTCTGGAAAAGATCACAGCCCATCCCTGGGAGAGCAAGGTCACGTTTAACCCCGCGTCTGTCCTCGTCGAAGGGCGGGACCGGATCGCGGAGATTGTCGCCAGTTCTCCCTTCGACCGCCGCACAAGGGATTCACTCGCCGGACGGGATGCGCTGTGCGTTCTCCTCTACCGGGCGCAGGGAGCGACGGTCAAGGGCACGGGGGTGGCCCCGTCCTCGATGGGGTTGGCTCTCCTTTCCCCCCAACTGGAATTGCTTGCCCGGCACGATGCGCCGGTTCTCCTTCCTGACACGCCGTACGACAACCTGGGGGTGGAGGACGGGCGGATTACGAAGGTCGGCGAAAGGTTTGTCCTGATCTACACGGCGTACGGATCGGGAACACCGAAAAACAAGATCCGCATCGCTGTCGCGTCAACGCTTGATTTCGTCCGCTGGGAAAAACACGGCCTGCTTCAAGGCAAAATCAACACGATCGACAACAAGAATGCGATTCTGTTCGGGGAGCAGATGGGCGGGAAATACACCATGCTCCATCGCCCGATGGAAGGCGAAGATCCGATGTGCGTTCACTGGGCTCAGAGCCCGGGCCTGTTCGGCGAATGGGAGAGCCGCGGAGTCTTGATGAAGCCTGTTCCGAATCCTCCGTTTAAAGACACATGGATCGGGGGAGGAGCGCCGCCGATGCGGGTATCGGACCGCCACCTGATGCTCTATCATATCGGCAACCGGGCGGTGGATGGAACGAGGGAGTACGATTTGGGGATAGCTTCGTTGGAGTGGAAGTCGGGCTCGCTCGTGGTAGGGAGGAATGAAATGCTGATGTGCCCGGAGACTCCCGCGGAGACGTCAGGCGACCCGGAACTTGGTGTGAATAACGTTCTCTTCGTCTGCGGAGCTCACTTCTACGGGGGGGACTGCTACTTTCCGTACGCGGGGGCCGATAGTGTGGTTCTCGCGGGGAGGATTTCCAGGGCCGAGATCGAGCGGTTCTTCAATTCTTAG